The genomic interval ttagttattaaataattagttttggcatttaaaaggttagaattggaaaattggcgtttttgagaaaatacagataaaatttgataaaactgcaaaatcaagtgaggcccatttatacaccttggccggccactatatggagtttttcaaattaattttttttttcattattttaatgccaaataaatcctaacctaaacctagtagttgcctataaatagaaagtgatggctcagtcacaacacatgctttgacaagttttcaacaagcctttctgatagaaatttctctcttcagaaaaactgagccttccccactttctataccttggccgaaaccctctctcctcttttctccttcatctttttcgaccctagtgaaagaataagtgcccacacacagcaagcagtaactcaatcatagattggaagactgtgaaggatcaaacttgaagaagaaggacattcggtctcagatcttgattatactctgctacagaaaggattcaagggttagagatctgagtggaatgagacattaattccgctgcatcaatgtaaggttttcttaactttatacgtgtttaatttatcgttttagaaagttcatatttaggatgtttaaacaacatacttgtgagtagatttaagatcctggtaaaatatattccaacaattatatgtataaaagaaatgtttaacattattttagattatattttcCTCGTAAGTAAGAGTGAAATATACATTTGATatactaaattttgaaatatatttgtataatatGTATTAGgagtgttcgcggtgcgggtggtgcggtttttaaccattttttcaaaccaacccgcacatgcaatttttccaattttccaaaccgcacccgcaccgcgatactaaaaaatcgcaccgcaaaaaatgatgcggtgcggtgcggtttgaactatcacaatttttttttttttgaaatcatcataaaataattaaactatcattaatataattactccaaaacacttaagaaaatacaacaaacttgagactaataaaagttataacaacaacaataagtcaataatctttttaaagtttcaacaacacacctaaatcaaaataacaaacttgaaactaattaaattccaacaacaatataaatgtacaactaacatacttacatcaatagattaaaaataaaacaaacacaagcttccaactccaaattttaatacacatgtatgggcttgggtttgttgctaagaaaagagggtttgtgaagagttatggattttgccCTAAGATTTATAGGCTTGTGTTGGGCTCATATGCATgggcttaataaaataaatataaaaattgaaattttaaaagatgcggtgcggtgcggtttgaatcgcGGTTTAATAATTCCAAACcttaaaccgcaccgcaccgcgcggtttgggaaaaattcaaaccgcaaccgcaccgcgaagaatttcaaaccgcaaccgcactgcgaagaatttcaaaccgcattttttttgcggtgtgggcggtttgagcggtttgatgtacacccctaatatgtattatatttttatattgaaatattaattgtatatataattttttaaaatatatataaatatgtgtagATTTGATTGAATCGGTtatttttacatgtcaatcaacatttaATCCGCATTTAAATTTTCCAATCAAGTTTGGATATTTTATTGcgaattggattagattggatattatatgaacacccctaactcTTTAAATATacgaataaaaaaataacacgtgAATAATGACTTAACATTTAACGTACCTACGAAGTTCTAAAATATAACTTATATATTATTACcgataaaaattaaattgaaatattcATTTTACAATtggaaattaaacttaaatatgtATACTGCAaattattaaacaaataaattatgaTTCTATAAACAAAATGTCACCGTACGTCTGCATTGAGGATTCTGAAGTAGATCCTTGCTAAGAcccataaaaaataagaaatgatAGGAGCTAGGTGGTTGGACTTTATTTAATATCAACGGATACAGCTAAGCTTTATTAAATTCAGCTCAACTGCCACTGCCTAATTTTCTCTATAAATTCAGCAGTTTAACTCAATATTTACCCATCTCATAAATACCTACCACACACTTCTTATTCaattcaatttaatttaattataatataataatttttcttcCAATCTTTATGAACCGATATCCTTAACCAAAAGAAATCAACATATATGGCCGATTTGAACTCAACAAATAATCAGGAGCACACCCATCAGACAATAACTGGTATAATTAGTACTGGTACTAGCACTAGCACTGTAAGTACTACAAGTgggaatgaagaagaagaaaaagaattgGTAATAAAAGTAGTTGAAATGAGTGAAATTGAGAAGAGCAAAGTGACCATTATGAGGGCTCTGGTCCACACACAAGATCGTTGGAACTCGAAGGAAGTGAGTGATGATGTGATGCTAAGGAGATTCCTTAGAGCTCGAGACATGGATGTTGAGAAAGCCTCGCACATGTTCCTCAAGTACTTAAGCTGGAGACAATCTTTCATGCCACCCAATGGTGGGTGCTTCACACACTCAGATTTTCCCGATGAGATTGCTCAGAACAAATTCTTTATGCCAGGCCATGACAAACAAGGACGCCCTATTGCCCTCGTCTTTGGTGGCAGGCATAAACAGAATGACCTCGATGAGTTCAAACGTACATacctaataatattatattatagtaTTCCTGAACCTTTAATTAATTACAGACTAAttattatgataatttattcttaataaattaattttatgatcATCATCAGGTTTTGTTGTCTATGTCCTTGATAAAGTATGTGCAAGGTAGGTCTTATATCGTATCTCTCCCTTCTCTCTTggttaattttgttaataagaaaagaaaagaagtaaaAAAATGACATGAATAGACAGTATCCCAAGATATGTGGACAAATGTTAATCTTGTCTTTTGAGCAAAACTATACTATATATATcctttaatccatttaatttcTTTCGAAGGAagctaatataattatataattaaattaaattagttgTGATTAATTGTTGTTGTAGAATGCCAAGAGGGCATGAGAAGTTTGTAGCCATTGGAGATCTTCAAGGATGGGGATATGCCAATTGTGACGTTCGTGGATACCTAGCAGCTCTATCCATTCTACAGGTTACATATTTCATTCAATCATTATTTATTGATAGGTACCATTAATTATTAGTTACAAAGATATAAGTGTgtgtatatatcaaaataaacaCTCGTTCATGAAACTCTATTTAAATCTTGTATTCTAACTTATCTGAAAATTTGAGAAAgggttttttttaaataaaattataccaaatatagtatttatctaattactaaaattttattatgaGGTTAAAGTTTTGTAATTACTAgtgtaatataaatattataaattactaGCAATATGAACAATGTAGGACAAATgcatacacaattttttttttttatataaaatcacACCAAAGAATTTTATGTTACTACATTATAAACtatcatattataaaaatagagttgtaattatatatgaataaaaataCTTGTAGAtgattaaaaataattactacCCAATAATTTTCCATTATAGATGTGTATGTACattgatatataattattagtcttggaattttttttctctGAACTATTAAAGTTTTTCCCTAACCATCAAAACTATCCAAAATTCACCCCTTTAATTGTAttgagcttttttttttctaaacagtTTAATGATACACAACTAATGTGATGGCAATCTGACAT from Cannabis sativa cultivar Pink pepper isolate KNU-18-1 chromosome 4, ASM2916894v1, whole genome shotgun sequence carries:
- the LOC115714202 gene encoding uncharacterized protein LOC115714202, producing MADLNSTNNQEHTHQTITGIISTGTSTSTVSTTSGNEEEEKELVIKVVEMSEIEKSKVTIMRALVHTQDRWNSKEVSDDVMLRRFLRARDMDVEKASHMFLKYLSWRQSFMPPNGGCFTHSDFPDEIAQNKFFMPGHDKQGRPIALVFGGRHKQNDLDEFKRFVVYVLDKVCARMPRGHEKFVAIGDLQGWGYANCDVRGYLAALSILQDFYPERLGKLFIVHVSYIFMTAWKIVYPFIDKNTRKKIVFVDNKKLKDTLLNDIAEDQLPEIYGGKLSLLPIQDC